Proteins encoded by one window of Acinonyx jubatus isolate Ajub_Pintada_27869175 chromosome X, VMU_Ajub_asm_v1.0, whole genome shotgun sequence:
- the PBDC1 gene encoding protein PBDC1 isoform X1: MEATGVTAEPVSGELVSVAHALSLPAESYGNDPDIEMAWAMKAMQHAEVYYKLISSVDPQFLKLTKVDDQIYSEFRKNFEKLRIDVLDPEELKSESAKEKWRPFCLKFDGIVEDFNYGTLLRLDCSQGYTEENTIFAPRIQFFAIEIARNREGYNKAVYISVHDKEVEKEGNHGREKADSGRAEEKGAKREGEKVKTNKGEEKEKEANKEINKSSETAM, encoded by the exons ATGGAGGCGACTGGTGTGACTGCTGAGCCG gTTTCCGGGGAACTGGTGTCTGtggcacatgctctttctctcccagctGAGTCTTATGGCAACGAT CCTGATATTGAGATGGCTTGGGCCATGAAAGCAATGCAGCATGCTGAAGTCTACTACAAG CTCATTTCATCAGTTGACCCACAGTTCCTGAAACTCACCAAAGTGGATGACCAAATCTATTCTGAGTTTCGAAAAAATTTTGAGAAACTCAGGATAGATGTGTTGGACCCAGAAGAGCTCAAATCAGAATCAGCTAAAGAG AAGTGGAGGCCATTTTGCTTGAAGTTTGACGGAATTGTAGAAGACTTCAACTATGGTACTTTGCTGCGACTGGATTGTTCTCAGGGCTACACTGAGGAAAACACCATCTTTG CCCCCAGGATACAATTTTTTGCCATTGAAATTGCTCGGAACCGGGAAGGCTATAACAAAGCAGTTTACATCAGTGTTCATGAcaaagaagtagagaaagaagGCAACCATGGAAGAGAGAAAGCTGACAGTGgaagagcagaagagaaaggagccaaaagagaaggagaaaaagtgaaaaccaacaaaggagaagaaaaagagaaagaagccaacaAAGAAATCAACAAGAGTAGTGAAACAGCTATGTAA
- the PBDC1 gene encoding protein PBDC1 isoform X2, with protein MAWAMKAMQHAEVYYKLISSVDPQFLKLTKVDDQIYSEFRKNFEKLRIDVLDPEELKSESAKEKWRPFCLKFDGIVEDFNYGTLLRLDCSQGYTEENTIFAPRIQFFAIEIARNREGYNKAVYISVHDKEVEKEGNHGREKADSGRAEEKGAKREGEKVKTNKGEEKEKEANKEINKSSETAM; from the exons ATGGCTTGGGCCATGAAAGCAATGCAGCATGCTGAAGTCTACTACAAG CTCATTTCATCAGTTGACCCACAGTTCCTGAAACTCACCAAAGTGGATGACCAAATCTATTCTGAGTTTCGAAAAAATTTTGAGAAACTCAGGATAGATGTGTTGGACCCAGAAGAGCTCAAATCAGAATCAGCTAAAGAG AAGTGGAGGCCATTTTGCTTGAAGTTTGACGGAATTGTAGAAGACTTCAACTATGGTACTTTGCTGCGACTGGATTGTTCTCAGGGCTACACTGAGGAAAACACCATCTTTG CCCCCAGGATACAATTTTTTGCCATTGAAATTGCTCGGAACCGGGAAGGCTATAACAAAGCAGTTTACATCAGTGTTCATGAcaaagaagtagagaaagaagGCAACCATGGAAGAGAGAAAGCTGACAGTGgaagagcagaagagaaaggagccaaaagagaaggagaaaaagtgaaaaccaacaaaggagaagaaaaagagaaagaagccaacaAAGAAATCAACAAGAGTAGTGAAACAGCTATGTAA